A region of the Williamwhitmania sp. genome:
ACCTGAAATACTTTCACTCCGGAACCGTTCTGGTAGGCATCGAGAAAAATGAAAATGACTTCCTTGGGGAATACCAGCCACACTCCCTTGTGACATACAAGGCATTGAGTTGCCTGTTGCCAGAAACCGCTCTACTTGTTGATCGTAATACCTCCTCAACAGATATACCCTTCCTTGTAAAATTTGGTACAGAGAGTGCAAGTTGGGAGACCACACTCAATCAGCTACTTCAACTTCCTCGCAACCTACATCTTCTAATTCATCATACAACCGAAATTCCGGAAAAGATCATTGCCTCCATAGTTTGCCATTTTTTGTTTTGCAGCTTTATTGTTTCAGAGACAACCAGTGCTGAATCAATTTCGAGATTGAGAAAACTTGGCTGTAAAATTGTTCTGGGCAGCGTCCAATCAGGCTCAACAAACATGCTGCAACTGCTTAAGTCAATTCAGGAAGTTAACGATAATATTGCCCTTGAGGAGATGCTCACTTGGGCCACACTTAATGGAGCAATAGCTCTTGGTGTTGATGATACCTTTGGCAGTCTTGAAAGAAATAAAAAACCGGGAATTCTTCTCCTCACCGGTATAAATATGCAAACTTTCAAAATCAAAGAAGAGGCAAAACTGAGAAGATTGGTCTAACTACTTCTCGTGGATACCATGAAATCCAACAAAATGTTCCTGATAGTAGTCGTTTAAAAACTGAACTATATCTCTCATCTTTTCTGGCTGCCCCTGCTCAAGTCCTTTCCGGATGGAATCGAGCTGAACCAAGAATTTTTTATGCAGAACATGATGCGCTTCTCTAGTGACAGCATCTGCCTTCATGAGCGCCAACTCCTCATCGAGTAATGAACCCTCAGCATAGTTGGCCAGCATGTAAAAAACATCGCCGATGAAACCATTCTCAATACCGGCTTGAGCCAACGCTTCCACCTTCGAAATAAGCTCACGGAACCTTTTGGCATTAATGGAAACTACCTCGAGATAATCTAGCTCACCGTTAAGTTTTTCGTGTTGTTCCATAGCTTAGTGTTTGCTCATAAAAATAGGGTACCTCAGTTCGTAACAAAATGATAATTGTCAACTATGTGTATGACTGTTTAAAAAACCTTTAGAAAACGTTTTAGCAGCATCAAAAGAGAATGCTAAATTTGCATAAAAAAATGGCCACGTTTATATTCGATAAAATTGTTTTCGGGCCGGTTAGCAGTCGCCGACTGGGTGTATCTCTCGGCATTAATCTGCTGCCAACCACCTGCAAGGTTTGTAACTTCAACTGCATATACTGCGAGTGTGGCTGGAATACACCAAACAGCAACAGGGAAAAGCTGCCAACCCGCGAGGAGGTGAGAAAAGCGCTAAATATCCAACTCAAACAAATGGCTTCAGAAAATAAGCCACCCGACGTTATCACTTTTGCCGGAAACGGTGAGCCGACGCTGCATCCTCAGTTCGAACCAATCATTGACGACACCATAGAACTTCGAAATGAACATTGCCCAAATGCCAGAATTGCGGTTCTTTCCAATGCAACCCGAATTAGCCAGGAATCCGTATTTCGCGCACTTCAGAAGGTTGATCAAAATATTCTAAAACTTGACGCGGCTACTGACTCACTTGTTGAGGCGCTTAATCAGCCAAACCATCCATACAGCGTTGAGAAAACCGTAGACAACCTAAAGCGATTCAATGGAAATTTTATTCTGCAAACACTTTTCGTAAGGGGAACTTACAACGGAAGCACTGTCGACAACACTACACCAAATGAGGTTGCCAAATGGCTGAAGATTGTTGAAATGCTTCACCCTAAGGAGGTGATGGTGTACACCATAAGCCGCGATACACCCGCTCAGGGATTGAAAAAAATTTCAAAAAAGGAACTTGAACAAATTGCACAGCAGGTTAGATTACTAAACATCGCCGTTTCTGTTTCAGAATAAGTTACCATGAATCCGACCAAGGTCTTTGTATGTCCGTTAAGCTGGGGTTTGGGCCATGCAACACGCTGCATTCCTGTTGTGGAGACCTTGCTGGCGCAAAAGGCCGAGGTGATTCTTGGTGGCAATGGAGCATCGGGCCAGCTGCTTCAAAAGCGTTTCCCCGAACTGTTGTTCGTGCAGACACCATTTCACGAAGTTAAACTCCATCGACACTTTCCGGCTTGGTTGAGCATTTTGGCTCAACTTCCAAGGCTTATTGGCGACCTGTTCAAGGAAAGGGGGGTTGCTAATCGAATGGTTAGTGAATACGGTGTAAGGATCATTATTTCCGACAACCGCTACATGCTTCGCTCTTCTAACGCTATTTCGGTATTGATTACCCATCAGCTCCGGCTCAAGCTTCCTTTAATGCTAACCCCTCTAGAACCGCTGCTGGCACTTTTAATCCGAGCACTAGTATCGCCCTTCTCCCAGATTTGGGTGCCCGATTTCTCTAATGAGCAAAACCTTTCGGGTGCACTTTCGCATGGATGGCTTTGCCGCAAAAAGGGTGTGGTTTATGTTGGCCCACTTTCGCGATTCAGGCTCCCCTTACCCCTGATACCAAAAGTTGGCGGAAAGGTTGTAGCCTTAATATCGGGGCCGGATCCACGTCGTTCTATAATACAAAAAAAGATTGTTGAACGGGCAATTGCCGAAAACATCACACTCACAATGATTTGCGGTAAACCAGAAAAATTCGGCGTTGAAAAAAAAGGGAACATAACGCTTTACCCTCATCTCTCCGATAATGCATTGGTACAGGAACTGGCTAGTGCCGAGGTGGTAATTGCCAATGCAGGGTATAGTACTGTTATGGACTTGTGGGCTCTAGATTGTCACGCCCTACTGCTTCCATTTCCTGGACAAACGGAGCAATGCTACCTTGCCAAATACCTCACTACTAAAGGAACTCATTTGAGCCCAATCACGACCAACCTCAACCTTACAGAAGAAATTAAACGCTTTTCGGAATTTCAATTTACGAAACTGGAAAACCACCTTGGTGTTGACCTACACCTTGCAGTTTTCAATTTATTAAAGGATGAGGAATACACCAACCATGCAAGTTAAACCAATCAAGTAGCCAGAGTAAATTTGCAGAGGAGAATGTTCATCGAGGCTCAGCCTTGCGGTGCCAACCACACCTGAAAGCAAAAGTGCCAAAATAAAGAACTCCAGAACATCTGCCCCTTGTTGCAAGTTGAGCATGAGCAGAAAACCAGTAGCTCCTCCAAGTCCCACCATATGCGCGCTGATTTTCCAAAAAAATGAGATTGCCAGCGTAATGAAAACGGCAATGGTAGAAGCGATCATAAACAATTTAATTACCCACAAACCCTTTATCCCCATTAATGTGTACACCGAAAATGCATAAAACAAAAATGCAAACAGGAAGGGGATAATTCGCTCAGTGTGGTTAAACATGTGTATGCTTTTCACCAACCTTTGCCTTAGAAAAATTGGTAGCATTAGGAGCGGAAGCACCAGCGTGTATACAAAAATCAGCAAGAAGATGCGAAACTTGACGCTCATTGGGTAAAAAGAAATGAGTGTCCCCGAATTGAACAAGGCCAACATTAAGAAGCTGGGCATGGCAATTGGATGCAATGCAATGGAGAGAATTTTAGCGGCGAGCTTGTTCATTGGATTCTTTCAATTAAAGTTCTTTTCTGAGGCGAGCAACCGGAATTCCAAGCAACTCACGATATTTTGACACCGTTCTGCGTGCAATTTGGTAACCCTTCTCCTGCAGAATGTCCATCAGTGCTTCATCGGTCAGCGGCTTCTTCTTGTCTTCAGCAGAGATGCAATCGGAAAGTATTGATTTAATTTCACGCGACGAAACTTCCTCGCCGCTATCGGTTTGCAAACCCTCTGAGAAAAAATACTTGAGTAGGAAGATACCAAAATGGGTTTGGATGTACTTGCTATTCACCACTCTGGAGATAGTAGAAATATCTAGCCCGGTAAGCAGAGCTATGTCCTTTAGAATCATAGGCCTAAGCCTTGTTTCGTCGCCCTCAAGAAAGTATTCCCGCTGAAATTGAAGAATTGCATTAATAGTGAGTAGGAGCGTGTTTTGTCGTTGCTTCAGCGCTTCTATAAACCACTTGGCGGAATCGAGCTTCTGCTTCACAAAGGTGAGCGTCTCCTTTTCGTTTCGCGTCATCTCGCCCTTTTTATGAGCAATCTGCTCCAGCATTTGGGAATACTCACGGCTAATATGGAGGTCGGGAACGTTGCGCGAATTTAGGCTCAACAGCAGCTCACCATCCTTAAGTTCGAGCATAAAGTCGGGAATAATGTGGGGTGACATGTTGGATTGATGATCGCTAAACCCACTTCCCGGCTTGGGATTTAACTTCAGAATTTCGTCGAGTGCCTCCTTGAGTTCCTCTTCTGTAATCCCCAGCTTACTTTCAATTTTATCGTAATGCTTTCGAGTAAATTCATCGAAGTGATACTTCAATATCTTTCGTGCTCTGGCAACTTCTGGTGCCGCCATCTCTTTTGACTCAATTTGCAGCAGGAGACACTCCTGCAGATCACGAGCACCAATGCCAACCGGGTCGAAATCCTGAATAATATAGAGCACCTCCTCCAGCTCGTCGTCGGTGGTTTCAATGCCCATGGCAAATGCCAAATCATCGGCCACCGCGGTTAACTTACGGCGAATGTATCCATCGTCGTCTATGCTGCCAATGAGATAAACGCCCAGCATCTGCTGCCGCTCGGTAAGCCGCCGTAATCCAAGCTGGCTCTCCAAATACTCATGAAAGGACACACCACCAGAAAAGGGTATCTCCTCGCGTTTGTCATCCTTGGAGTAGTTGCTGGCCACCAACTTGTAGGAGGGAACATCCTCCTCGTTCAGGTAGTCCTCCAAGGTAAATTCATCCTCACTGCTGTCGACGGTGTCCTCAGTAATTACCTCCTCTTCGTCCTGGTAATCATCCTCATGCCCCTCCTCCAGTATCGGATTCTCCTCCAGCTCTTTTTTAATTCGTTGCTCAAGCTGAATGGTTGGCAACTCCAGCAGCTTAATGGTTTGAATCTGCTGGGGAGATAGCTTCTGAAGTAACTTTTGCTGTAGACGTTGCCTAAGCTCAACCATTGTTCATCTTCCTATTAAAATTCAGCATTTTTAGGAGTTCGTGGGAATGGGATTACATCGCGAATATTGGCCATTCCCGTTACAAAAAGTACTAGGCGCTCAAATCCTAATCCAAAACCGCTGTGCGGTGCCGTTCCAAATTTACGGGTTTCAAGATACCACCAAACATCTTTCTCGGGAATGTTCAACTCGTGTATTCTATTTATTAAGCTGTTGTAGTTCTCCTCCCTTTGCGAACCACCGATTATCTCCCCTATACGAGGAAATAGCACATCCATGGCCCGCACGGTTTTACCATCCTGGTTCTGTTTCATATAGAAAGCTTTAATCTCCTTGGGGTAGTCGGTGAGAATTACCGGCCGTTTGAAGTGATTTTCCACAAGGTAGCGTTCATGCTCGCTCTGAAGGTCAAGGCCCCAACTAACCGGAAACTCAAACTTATGACCAGAGGCGATTAGAATCTCAATGGCCTTGGTATATGGCAACCGCTCAAAAGAATTTTCGACTACAAATCGTAACCGATCAATAAGTTCATTATCATACATCTTGTTGAGAAACTCTAGATCGTCCATACAATTTTCGAGGGCATAGCGAACTAGATATTTCAGAAAGTCCTCGGCGAGGTCCATGTTGTCCTTAATGTCGTAGAAGGCCATCTCCGGTTCAATCATCCAAAATTCAGCAAGGTGTCTAGGTGTATTTGAATTTTCTGCCCTAAAGGTAGGACCAAATGTATATATCTCAGACAGAGCCAATGCCCCCAACTCACCCTCTAGTTGTCCAGAAACCGTTAAGTTTGTTGCCTTTCCAAAGAAGTCTTGAGCAAAGTCAATCTTTCCCTCCTCTGTTTTTGGTATGTTCTCCAAGTCGAGCGTAGTTACCTGAAACATGGCTCCAGCACCCTCTGCATCGGAACCGGTAACTATTGGGGTATGAAGGTAGAAGAATCCACGATCGTTAAAATACTTGTGAATGCCGTAGGCCATGGCGTGACGAATGCGAAGCACCGCACCAAAGGTGTTGGTTCTTGGACGCAGATGAGCTATCTCACGAAGAAATTCAAGGCTGTGTCCCTTCTTTTGCAGCGGATAGGTTTCAGCGTCGGCAGTGCCGTAAAGCTCTATCTCCTTTGCATGCATTTCAACTGGTTGTCCAGAGGCAGGAGACTCAACCAAGGTTCCGCTTACACGGATGCACGAGCCTGTGGTGATCAGCCTCAGCAACTCCTCCGAATAGCTTTCCGGATTGGCTACAATCTGAATATTTGAAATGGTGGAACCGTCGTTAAGGGCAATAAACACAACGCTCTTGTTTCCTCTCTTAGTTCTTACCCATCCTTTTACAACAAAATCACGTCCGGTCTCCTTCGACACTAGCAACTCTTTAATTTTAGTCCTACCTGGTGTATGCATACTTTTTTACATTTCGGATTATCACGACAAAATTACACTTTTTGCTGGGAGTTGCTCTCCTTACACCAAAATGGTGTAGCATATTTTATACCAATCTGCGCAGCTTAAACTTAAACAGCATTTTTACACCGTTACGATACACCACCATAGTTATTGACTTTCCCTCGCGACTCTTGAACAAATCTGCTATTTCCGACAACGTAAGAGTGTTGGCCTGAACACCATTTATGGAATATATCTGATCATCGGGCAGTATGCCAGCCTCCTCTGCCGGGGTAGAATGGCCAACGCTTAAAACCTGGTAGGCTGGCAAACCAACCACAACCGTTCCAACCTCCAGTCCTGACATATCGTATTCAAACTTTTCGGAGAAGTTGCCATTTTTTCGCAGTATTAAACGATT
Encoded here:
- a CDS encoding amidohydrolase family protein, producing the protein MRKISASLVFPISSPPIRHGVVVVDHEGTILELQDTLDREAEDIEHYNGIILPGLINTYGISCGSSITDEKNKVSKETNLKYFHSGTVLVGIEKNENDFLGEYQPHSLVTYKALSCLLPETALLVDRNTSSTDIPFLVKFGTESASWETTLNQLLQLPRNLHLLIHHTTEIPEKIIASIVCHFLFCSFIVSETTSAESISRLRKLGCKIVLGSVQSGSTNMLQLLKSIQEVNDNIALEEMLTWATLNGAIALGVDDTFGSLERNKKPGILLLTGINMQTFKIKEEAKLRRLV
- a CDS encoding radical SAM protein, translated to MATFIFDKIVFGPVSSRRLGVSLGINLLPTTCKVCNFNCIYCECGWNTPNSNREKLPTREEVRKALNIQLKQMASENKPPDVITFAGNGEPTLHPQFEPIIDDTIELRNEHCPNARIAVLSNATRISQESVFRALQKVDQNILKLDAATDSLVEALNQPNHPYSVEKTVDNLKRFNGNFILQTLFVRGTYNGSTVDNTTPNEVAKWLKIVEMLHPKEVMVYTISRDTPAQGLKKISKKELEQIAQQVRLLNIAVSVSE
- a CDS encoding glycosyltransferase family protein; this translates as MNPTKVFVCPLSWGLGHATRCIPVVETLLAQKAEVILGGNGASGQLLQKRFPELLFVQTPFHEVKLHRHFPAWLSILAQLPRLIGDLFKERGVANRMVSEYGVRIIISDNRYMLRSSNAISVLITHQLRLKLPLMLTPLEPLLALLIRALVSPFSQIWVPDFSNEQNLSGALSHGWLCRKKGVVYVGPLSRFRLPLPLIPKVGGKVVALISGPDPRRSIIQKKIVERAIAENITLTMICGKPEKFGVEKKGNITLYPHLSDNALVQELASAEVVIANAGYSTVMDLWALDCHALLLPFPGQTEQCYLAKYLTTKGTHLSPITTNLNLTEEIKRFSEFQFTKLENHLGVDLHLAVFNLLKDEEYTNHAS
- the rpoN gene encoding RNA polymerase factor sigma-54 — translated: MVELRQRLQQKLLQKLSPQQIQTIKLLELPTIQLEQRIKKELEENPILEEGHEDDYQDEEEVITEDTVDSSEDEFTLEDYLNEEDVPSYKLVASNYSKDDKREEIPFSGGVSFHEYLESQLGLRRLTERQQMLGVYLIGSIDDDGYIRRKLTAVADDLAFAMGIETTDDELEEVLYIIQDFDPVGIGARDLQECLLLQIESKEMAAPEVARARKILKYHFDEFTRKHYDKIESKLGITEEELKEALDEILKLNPKPGSGFSDHQSNMSPHIIPDFMLELKDGELLLSLNSRNVPDLHISREYSQMLEQIAHKKGEMTRNEKETLTFVKQKLDSAKWFIEALKQRQNTLLLTINAILQFQREYFLEGDETRLRPMILKDIALLTGLDISTISRVVNSKYIQTHFGIFLLKYFFSEGLQTDSGEEVSSREIKSILSDCISAEDKKKPLTDEALMDILQEKGYQIARRTVSKYRELLGIPVARLRKEL
- the asnS gene encoding asparagine--tRNA ligase encodes the protein MHTPGRTKIKELLVSKETGRDFVVKGWVRTKRGNKSVVFIALNDGSTISNIQIVANPESYSEELLRLITTGSCIRVSGTLVESPASGQPVEMHAKEIELYGTADAETYPLQKKGHSLEFLREIAHLRPRTNTFGAVLRIRHAMAYGIHKYFNDRGFFYLHTPIVTGSDAEGAGAMFQVTTLDLENIPKTEEGKIDFAQDFFGKATNLTVSGQLEGELGALALSEIYTFGPTFRAENSNTPRHLAEFWMIEPEMAFYDIKDNMDLAEDFLKYLVRYALENCMDDLEFLNKMYDNELIDRLRFVVENSFERLPYTKAIEILIASGHKFEFPVSWGLDLQSEHERYLVENHFKRPVILTDYPKEIKAFYMKQNQDGKTVRAMDVLFPRIGEIIGGSQREENYNSLINRIHELNIPEKDVWWYLETRKFGTAPHSGFGLGFERLVLFVTGMANIRDVIPFPRTPKNAEF